A region from the Bacteroidota bacterium genome encodes:
- a CDS encoding TlpA family protein disulfide reductase, giving the protein MKAYFIFAGILCALVLGACTVQKAVSGIRTGNIAPEISATDPGGNIINLSSQRGKYVLIEFWEAGNSQARKNHFEMGRMYQKYRDENFKDGTGFTIYSISIDSDKAKWLSAIKEDIMVWPSQVIDTDGWNAKPLLDYAVASLPKYYLLNGEGIILQHNIIISDLETILKSYIE; this is encoded by the coding sequence TTGAAAGCATATTTCATATTTGCAGGCATTTTATGTGCACTCGTTTTAGGAGCGTGTACTGTTCAGAAAGCAGTATCGGGTATACGCACGGGAAATATTGCGCCCGAAATTTCAGCAACTGATCCGGGTGGTAATATTATAAACCTGAGTAGTCAGCGTGGAAAATATGTTCTTATCGAATTTTGGGAAGCAGGAAATAGTCAGGCGAGAAAGAATCATTTTGAAATGGGAAGAATGTATCAGAAATATCGTGATGAAAATTTTAAAGATGGAACAGGATTTACCATTTACAGTATTTCAATAGATAGTGACAAGGCTAAGTGGTTATCCGCAATTAAAGAAGATATCATGGTGTGGCCATCACAGGTTATTGATACCGATGGATGGAATGCAAAACCTTTATTAGACTATGCGGTAGCTTCATTACCCAAATATTATTTGCTGAATGGAGAAGGTATTATTCTTCAACATAATATTATTATATCTGATCTGGAAACAATTTTGAAATCATATATAGAATAA
- a CDS encoding low molecular weight phosphotyrosine protein phosphatase, which yields MKILMVCLGNICRSPLAEGILRHKIKEAELDWEVQSAGTGSWHIGEAPDPRSQKIAKINGIDISKQKAQKFTQKLFSEFDRIYTMDSSNYRDVVNMAINEEDKNKVELIMNLVEPGKNKAVPDPYYDDDLYATVYEMLDKACEEIMKELMYQ from the coding sequence ATGAAAATACTAATGGTCTGCCTGGGCAACATCTGCCGGAGTCCGCTTGCGGAGGGAATATTGAGACATAAAATAAAGGAGGCTGAATTAGATTGGGAAGTGCAAAGCGCCGGAACCGGAAGTTGGCATATAGGTGAAGCACCTGATCCCCGTTCGCAGAAAATTGCGAAAATAAATGGCATTGATATTAGTAAACAAAAGGCGCAAAAATTTACACAAAAACTTTTTTCTGAATTTGATCGCATTTATACTATGGATAGTTCTAATTATCGCGACGTAGTAAATATGGCAATAAATGAGGAAGATAAAAATAAGGTGGAATTGATAATGAATTTAGTAGAACCAGGAAAAAATAAAGCCGTTCCGGATCCGTATTATGATGATGATTTATATGCAACTGTTTACGAAATGTTGGATAAAGCGTGTGAGGAGATAATGAAGGAATTAATGTACCAATGA
- the mnmE gene encoding tRNA uridine-5-carboxymethylaminomethyl(34) synthesis GTPase MnmE produces MQITDHKDTIVAISTAPGVGAIAVIRLSGEEAIKITDEIFIGKKLAEVSSHTLHFGVIEKNGTKVDEVVVGIFKNPKSYTGEDIIEISCHGSPFIQQQILQLIISKGARLAKPGEFTMRAFLNGKMDLSQAEAVADLINAQTLAAHDIALKQMRGGYSEELKKLRYELIHFASMIELELDFSEEDVEFAERRHMQLLIEKINVILNGLIKSFELGNVIKNGINTVIAGRPNAGKSTLLNALLNEERAIVSEIAGTTRDTIEEELNINGIIFRLIDTAGIREAKDEIEKMGVAKTMEKIASSTLLIYVFDVNNMSLEDVKNDLASLISSGDKMLLVANKIDTPEGGKLLANFFELEPDAYISSLQKTNIEELKSSMYKKIVTEDLNIGNIIVTNARHLEALQKTRSSLDEVLNAINSEISGELTALHIRYALNALGEITGEITNDDLLDDIFRNFCIGK; encoded by the coding sequence ATGCAAATTACTGATCACAAAGATACAATTGTTGCCATAAGTACAGCGCCCGGAGTTGGCGCTATAGCAGTTATCCGGTTGTCGGGGGAGGAAGCTATAAAAATTACTGATGAAATTTTTATCGGAAAGAAACTTGCAGAGGTGTCAAGCCATACCCTTCATTTTGGTGTTATTGAAAAAAATGGCACTAAGGTGGACGAAGTGGTTGTTGGTATTTTCAAGAATCCGAAATCTTACACCGGTGAAGATATTATTGAAATTTCCTGTCATGGTTCACCTTTTATTCAACAACAAATTTTGCAACTCATAATTTCCAAAGGTGCTCGATTGGCGAAACCCGGGGAATTTACCATGCGCGCATTTTTAAATGGTAAAATGGATCTGAGTCAGGCAGAAGCAGTTGCAGATCTTATTAATGCACAAACCTTAGCTGCACATGATATCGCATTAAAACAAATGCGTGGCGGATATAGTGAAGAATTAAAAAAGTTGCGTTACGAATTAATTCATTTTGCTTCCATGATAGAACTGGAACTTGATTTCAGCGAAGAGGATGTGGAGTTCGCCGAACGCAGGCATATGCAATTATTAATTGAAAAGATCAATGTAATCTTAAATGGTTTAATAAAATCTTTTGAATTAGGCAATGTAATTAAGAATGGAATTAATACAGTAATTGCAGGCAGACCTAATGCAGGTAAATCCACTTTATTAAATGCTTTATTAAATGAAGAGCGGGCAATTGTTAGTGAAATTGCAGGAACTACAAGAGACACCATTGAAGAAGAATTAAATATTAACGGAATTATTTTCCGTTTGATCGACACTGCCGGAATTCGCGAGGCAAAAGATGAAATTGAAAAAATGGGAGTTGCAAAAACCATGGAAAAAATTGCATCTTCCACCTTATTAATTTATGTTTTTGATGTGAACAACATGAGTTTGGAAGATGTAAAAAATGATCTCGCATCTTTAATTTCCTCCGGCGATAAAATGTTATTGGTTGCAAATAAGATCGATACTCCCGAAGGTGGAAAATTACTCGCCAACTTTTTCGAACTCGAACCCGACGCTTACATTTCCTCCCTCCAAAAAACCAACATCGAAGAACTCAAATCCTCCATGTATAAAAAGATCGTCACCGAAGACCTCAACATCGGCAACATCATAGTCACCAACGCCCGCCACCTCGAAGCCCTCCAAAAAACGCGCAGTTCCCTTGATGAAGTTCTTAATGCAATCAACAGCGAGATAAGTGGAGAGTTGACGGCTTTGCATATTCGTTATGCGTTGAATGCGCTTGGGGAGATAACTGGGGAGATAACGAATGATGATTTGTTAGATGATATTTTTAGGAATTTTTGTATTGGAAAGTAA
- a CDS encoding histidine--tRNA ligase has translation MSKEKPSIPKGTRDFGPEEVAKRNYIMDTIKNVYELYGFQPLETPVMENLSTLMGKYGAEGDKLLFKILNSGDYLKDADLVSLTEKNSNKLTADISEKGLRYDLTVPFARFVVMNQNEITFPFKRYQIQPVWRADRPQKGRYREFYQCDADAIGSNSLLIDAELVMIIRDVFEKLNLNVTIRLNNRKILDGLNEYIGETEKNLILINIIDKLDKIGIDGVTKELNEQGFTSDQINKIKTILDLSGNADKKIEFLEKIFIAEKGKKGITEIKELFEKIKGVENKTVKIEFDLKLARGLSYYTGTIYEVISNDVKIGSILGGGRYDDLTGIFGLPNMSGVGISFGLDRIYDVITELNLFPESALKTTQLLFIPFDEEGEKICLNYASILRKENIRCEIYPDINAKMPKKFKYADDKKIPLTAIIGSNEITENKLTLKNMTTGDQQLISLDELIQIINESVFIKRDGGFMDLSE, from the coding sequence GTGAGTAAAGAAAAGCCATCCATACCAAAAGGAACTCGTGATTTTGGGCCTGAAGAAGTTGCAAAACGAAATTATATAATGGATACAATTAAAAACGTGTACGAATTATATGGATTTCAACCTTTGGAAACTCCGGTAATGGAAAATCTTTCCACTTTGATGGGAAAATATGGTGCTGAAGGTGATAAATTATTGTTTAAAATATTAAACAGCGGCGATTATTTGAAGGATGCAGATCTTGTTTCGCTCACTGAAAAAAACAGCAATAAATTAACTGCGGATATTTCGGAAAAAGGTTTACGTTACGATCTTACTGTACCTTTTGCGCGGTTTGTAGTAATGAATCAAAATGAAATTACATTCCCATTTAAAAGATATCAGATTCAACCTGTTTGGCGCGCCGACAGACCTCAAAAAGGGCGCTACAGGGAGTTTTATCAGTGTGATGCAGATGCCATCGGCAGCAACAGTTTGCTCATTGATGCCGAATTAGTGATGATCATAAGGGATGTTTTCGAAAAATTAAATCTGAATGTCACCATTCGTTTAAATAACCGTAAAATTTTAGACGGATTAAATGAATATATCGGAGAAACAGAAAAAAATCTTATTCTCATAAATATAATTGATAAACTGGATAAGATTGGAATTGATGGCGTAACCAAAGAATTAAATGAACAAGGATTTACATCTGATCAAATAAATAAAATAAAAACTATACTCGATCTTTCAGGAAATGCAGATAAAAAAATTGAATTTCTCGAAAAAATATTTATTGCGGAAAAAGGTAAAAAAGGAATTACAGAAATAAAAGAACTCTTCGAAAAAATTAAAGGCGTTGAAAATAAAACCGTTAAAATAGAATTTGATCTTAAATTAGCACGCGGATTAAGTTATTATACCGGTACTATTTACGAAGTAATTTCCAATGATGTAAAAATTGGAAGTATATTGGGAGGTGGTCGTTACGACGATCTTACCGGAATTTTCGGATTACCAAATATGAGTGGTGTAGGTATTTCGTTCGGACTTGACCGTATTTATGATGTAATAACCGAATTAAATCTTTTCCCTGAATCCGCTTTAAAAACAACACAACTTTTATTTATTCCATTTGACGAGGAAGGAGAAAAAATTTGTCTTAATTATGCTTCCATTTTAAGAAAAGAAAATATCCGTTGCGAAATATATCCCGATATCAACGCCAAAATGCCCAAAAAATTCAAATACGCCGACGACAAAAAAATTCCACTCACAGCAATAATCGGCTCCAACGAAATAACAGAAAATAAACTCACCTTAAAAAATATGACCACCGGTGATCAACAATTAATTTCTCTCGACGAATTAATTCAGATCATTAATGAAAGTGTATTTATAAAAAGAGATGGTGGGTTTATGGATCTTAGCGAGTGA
- a CDS encoding helix-turn-helix domain-containing protein yields the protein MESITIKEITPAELQTLVEQSIRKVLSEPKSEIELRETDELLTISEAASLLKLSVPTIYGYVHRSEIPVSKRGKRLYFSKQELLAWIKEGRRKTMSEIAQMASSRLQRNGL from the coding sequence ATGGAATCAATAACAATTAAAGAAATTACCCCGGCTGAACTTCAGACATTGGTTGAGCAATCAATCCGAAAAGTATTATCGGAACCCAAGTCTGAAATTGAACTAAGGGAAACCGATGAACTCCTAACAATTTCAGAAGCTGCATCATTACTAAAACTTTCAGTTCCCACCATTTACGGTTACGTCCATCGCTCGGAAATCCCTGTCTCCAAACGCGGGAAACGACTCTATTTCTCCAAACAGGAACTTCTGGCCTGGATTAAGGAGGGCAGGCGGAAAACGATGTCCGAAATTGCCCAGATGGCATCATCACGTTTACAACGAAACGGACTCTGA
- a CDS encoding helix-turn-helix domain-containing protein: protein MSTNIQVQRVCEHCGTTFTARTTVTRYCSHNCNRKAYKSNLKRQKIEASDKKTKFTISIPFSELRAKPFLSIDDTSRLLGVSKRTVYRMLVRDELQKGKAGRRTLIKQSDLNRLFQ from the coding sequence ATGAGTACAAACATACAAGTACAAAGGGTTTGTGAGCATTGTGGAACTACCTTCACAGCAAGAACCACAGTTACGCGGTATTGTTCACACAATTGCAATAGAAAGGCTTATAAATCGAACCTGAAAAGGCAGAAGATCGAAGCCAGCGATAAGAAAACTAAATTCACTATTTCCATTCCATTTTCAGAGTTACGTGCTAAACCGTTCTTGAGTATTGATGACACAAGCAGGCTCTTAGGGGTAAGCAAAAGGACAGTTTATAGAATGCTTGTTAGAGATGAATTGCAAAAGGGAAAAGCGGGAAGAAGGACATTGATAAAACAATCTGATTTAAATAGATTATTTCAATAA
- a CDS encoding nucleotide exchange factor GrpE has protein sequence MIEEKDISEQGNEENGNEHALPVEGEIIDDATTFVKDLEEQKDKYIRLLAEFENFKRRTSRERIELFKTAGQEVIKDLLPALDDIDRAEQVVSAAKDIDAVKEGLKLISEKVKNIMSQKGLREIECKGLEFNTDMMEAITEIPAPSEDLKGKVVEILEKGYTLNDKIIRYAKVVIGK, from the coding sequence ATGATAGAAGAAAAGGATATATCAGAACAAGGGAACGAAGAAAACGGTAATGAGCATGCATTGCCGGTAGAAGGGGAAATAATTGATGATGCAACCACTTTTGTAAAGGATTTGGAAGAACAAAAGGACAAGTACATCAGGCTTTTGGCTGAATTCGAAAATTTCAAACGCCGTACTTCCCGCGAAAGAATTGAATTATTTAAAACTGCCGGTCAGGAAGTGATAAAGGATCTTTTACCCGCTTTGGATGATATTGATCGCGCAGAGCAGGTTGTTTCCGCTGCAAAAGATATTGATGCAGTGAAGGAAGGACTTAAACTCATCAGCGAAAAAGTGAAGAATATCATGTCGCAAAAAGGGCTCCGGGAAATTGAGTGTAAAGGTCTGGAATTTAATACCGATATGATGGAAGCCATTACCGAAATTCCTGCTCCATCTGAAGATCTGAAAGGCAAGGTGGTAGAGATATTGGAAAAAGGATATACATTAAACGATAAAATTATCAGATATGCCAAGGTTGTTATCGGCAAATAA
- the murA gene encoding UDP-N-acetylglucosamine 1-carboxyvinyltransferase: MDAFEIVGGNKLKGELVPQGAKNEALQVICAVLLTDQKVTISNIPDIRDVNFLIELVADMGVKVERPTRDTCIFQADNINLAYINSDDFIDKSRKMRGSVMVMGPLLARFKHATLSKPGGDKIGRRRLDTHIIGFMKLGAHFDQNTGAISAERLKGAYMLLDEASVTGTANILMAAVLAEGRTTIYNAACEPYLQQLCHMLVSMGAKISGIGSNLLYIDGVESLGGCEHRILPDMIEIGSFIGLAAMTQSEITIKNVRYDMLGVIPEIFSRMGIQMELRGDDIFIPEQKNYAIQNFLDGSILSIADAPWPGFTPDLISIILVVATQAQGSVLVHQKMFESRLFFVDKLIEMGAQIILCDPHRATVIGLDRKFKLKGIEMSSPDIRAGVALLIAALSAEGKSIIRNIEQIDRGYQQIDKRLQAIGAQITRV; encoded by the coding sequence ATGGATGCATTTGAAATTGTAGGAGGCAACAAGCTGAAAGGCGAACTTGTGCCTCAGGGCGCAAAAAATGAGGCTCTTCAGGTTATTTGTGCAGTATTGCTCACCGACCAAAAGGTAACAATTTCAAATATTCCGGATATCCGCGATGTCAATTTCTTAATTGAATTGGTCGCCGATATGGGTGTAAAAGTGGAACGCCCAACGCGTGATACCTGTATTTTTCAAGCTGATAATATCAATTTAGCATATATCAACAGCGACGATTTTATTGATAAAAGTCGCAAAATGCGCGGCTCCGTGATGGTTATGGGACCACTTTTGGCGCGTTTCAAACACGCAACTTTATCTAAACCCGGTGGCGATAAAATTGGACGCAGACGTCTGGATACCCACATCATTGGTTTCATGAAACTTGGGGCTCATTTTGATCAAAATACAGGTGCAATTAGTGCCGAAAGATTAAAGGGAGCCTATATGCTGCTGGATGAGGCCTCCGTTACAGGAACTGCCAATATTTTAATGGCAGCAGTTTTAGCAGAGGGTAGAACAACCATTTACAATGCCGCCTGCGAACCTTATCTGCAACAGCTTTGCCATATGCTTGTGAGCATGGGTGCCAAAATAAGCGGAATAGGTTCCAATTTATTATACATAGATGGAGTGGAAAGTTTGGGAGGATGTGAACATCGCATTTTACCCGATATGATAGAAATTGGAAGTTTTATCGGTCTGGCAGCAATGACACAAAGCGAGATCACGATAAAAAATGTGCGTTACGATATGTTGGGTGTTATCCCTGAAATTTTTAGTAGGATGGGCATTCAAATGGAGTTGAGGGGAGATGATATTTTTATTCCGGAACAAAAGAATTATGCCATCCAGAATTTTCTCGATGGATCCATTTTATCAATTGCAGATGCGCCTTGGCCGGGATTTACACCCGATCTTATTAGTATAATACTGGTTGTTGCAACACAGGCACAGGGTTCGGTGCTGGTGCATCAAAAAATGTTTGAAAGCAGATTGTTTTTCGTTGATAAATTAATTGAAATGGGTGCGCAGATCATTCTCTGCGATCCGCATAGGGCTACGGTAATTGGTTTAGATAGAAAGTTTAAGTTGAAAGGAATAGAAATGAGCTCACCTGATATCAGAGCAGGTGTTGCATTATTAATTGCAGCCCTTTCTGCCGAAGGAAAAAGCATCATCCGCAATATTGAACAAATTGACAGAGGGTATCAGCAAATAGACAAACGCCTTCAGGCTATCGGAGCGCAAATCACAAGAGTTTAA
- a CDS encoding phage integrase SAM-like domain-containing protein: MTTKVKLRQKRISGDRQSLYLDFYPAIPHPKTGQPTRREFLKLYLFDKAKSPIDKQHNKETLQIAESMRQKKENQLNKPEIYTDFEKGQLKIKEQGERNFVEYFKVLADKRKESNYDNWASSYKYLVTFTNGNLKFFDLNEKFCNDFRDYLLYSIT; the protein is encoded by the coding sequence ATGACAACAAAAGTAAAACTCCGTCAAAAACGAATTTCGGGAGACAGACAAAGCCTCTATTTGGATTTCTATCCTGCAATACCTCACCCCAAAACTGGTCAACCCACCCGGCGGGAATTTTTAAAACTTTATTTGTTCGATAAAGCAAAATCGCCGATAGATAAACAGCACAATAAAGAAACTTTGCAGATAGCTGAATCAATGAGACAGAAAAAGGAAAATCAGTTGAACAAACCTGAAATTTATACTGATTTTGAAAAAGGGCAATTAAAAATCAAGGAGCAAGGAGAACGCAACTTTGTAGAATACTTCAAAGTGTTAGCCGATAAGCGCAAAGAATCTAATTATGATAATTGGGCATCATCTTATAAGTATCTTGTAACCTTCACCAATGGCAATTTGAAGTTTTTTGACCTCAATGAAAAGTTTTGTAATGACTTTAGGGATTATCTGTTGTATAGCATCACATAG
- the dnaJ gene encoding molecular chaperone DnaJ, protein MAKRDFYEILGVTKSSTAEEIKKAYRKMALQYHPDKNPGNKESEEMFKEAAEAYEVLSDPQKKARYDQYGHQGVGGANGGAGHMNMDDIFSQFGDVFGESVFGDFFGGGGRRQQQQRQRGVRGSNIRIKVKLTLKEIAEGTRKTIKVKKYVVCDTCNGSGAKDASSVSTCKTCQGSGYVRRVQNTILGQMATTQTCHTCHGSGQQVTANCTKCHGAGRMYAEDTINIDIPAGVHDGIELSMNGKGNAGEKGGPNGDLLISIEEIKDAELKREGNHVLYNLYISFADAALGTKVEIPTIDGKVRVNIPEGTQGGHIMRLKGKGLPALNSYGKGDQIIEVHVWVPKHLSSEEKKMLEKLKSSKNFQPDVNQKEKGFFEKMKGMFE, encoded by the coding sequence ATGGCTAAAAGAGATTTTTACGAAATTTTAGGGGTGACAAAATCGTCGACAGCGGAGGAAATTAAAAAGGCCTATCGGAAAATGGCATTACAATATCATCCTGATAAGAATCCCGGAAATAAAGAATCGGAGGAGATGTTCAAAGAAGCTGCCGAGGCTTATGAAGTATTGAGCGACCCTCAGAAAAAAGCGCGTTACGATCAATATGGTCATCAGGGAGTTGGAGGTGCAAACGGCGGTGCCGGTCACATGAACATGGATGATATTTTCAGTCAGTTCGGTGATGTTTTTGGTGAATCTGTTTTTGGAGATTTTTTTGGTGGGGGTGGAAGAAGACAACAACAACAAAGACAAAGAGGAGTTCGTGGATCAAATATTCGCATTAAAGTAAAACTCACCTTAAAAGAAATTGCAGAAGGCACACGCAAAACAATCAAAGTAAAAAAATATGTTGTTTGTGATACTTGCAACGGAAGCGGAGCAAAGGATGCATCAAGTGTAAGCACTTGTAAAACTTGTCAGGGTTCAGGTTATGTGAGGAGAGTTCAAAATACCATCCTCGGACAAATGGCAACAACACAAACATGTCACACTTGTCACGGATCAGGCCAACAGGTTACTGCAAATTGTACAAAATGCCACGGTGCAGGAAGAATGTATGCCGAGGACACAATTAATATTGATATACCGGCAGGTGTTCACGATGGTATAGAATTATCGATGAATGGTAAAGGTAATGCAGGAGAAAAAGGCGGACCAAACGGAGATCTTTTAATTTCCATTGAAGAAATAAAAGATGCGGAATTAAAACGCGAAGGAAATCATGTTCTCTATAATTTATATATCAGTTTTGCAGATGCTGCGTTAGGAACAAAAGTGGAAATTCCAACTATCGACGGAAAAGTTCGCGTAAATATTCCGGAAGGAACACAAGGCGGACATATTATGCGATTAAAAGGAAAAGGACTACCCGCATTAAATAGTTATGGCAAAGGTGATCAGATAATTGAAGTCCATGTTTGGGTTCCAAAACATTTATCTTCCGAAGAAAAGAAAATGCTCGAAAAACTAAAATCATCCAAAAATTTTCAGCCTGATGTAAATCAAAAGGAAAAGGGATTTTTTGAGAAGATGAAAGGCATGTTCGAATGA
- a CDS encoding tyrosine-type recombinase/integrase produces MKTKLAQNSAVSYFNKFKAAVKQAYKDGYLSYDLNSKIEQIKSAETRRNYLTIEELNKLNKTECQNPLLKRAAIFSAMTGLRFSDIQKMEWDEIEFVKGQGYIIHFKQQKTKGIEELPISEQAFGLLGERPNAGGKVFEGLEYSAYQNKHLYQWIGAAGITKDITFHCFRHTYATLQLSSGTDIYTVSKMLGHRELKTTQIYAKVIDQKKREAANKIKLDL; encoded by the coding sequence ATCAAAACAAAACTCGCTCAAAACTCAGCAGTCTCTTATTTCAACAAATTTAAAGCGGCAGTAAAGCAGGCTTATAAAGATGGATATTTAAGTTATGATCTTAATTCTAAGATAGAACAAATCAAATCAGCTGAAACCCGTCGAAATTATTTAACCATTGAAGAATTGAACAAACTCAATAAAACGGAATGCCAAAACCCACTGTTAAAACGGGCTGCTATTTTTTCGGCAATGACAGGATTAAGATTTTCAGATATTCAGAAAATGGAATGGGATGAAATTGAATTTGTAAAAGGACAAGGTTACATTATTCATTTCAAGCAGCAAAAAACAAAGGGAATTGAGGAACTACCAATTTCTGAACAGGCATTTGGATTATTAGGTGAGCGACCGAATGCCGGCGGAAAGGTATTTGAAGGATTGGAATATTCAGCATATCAAAACAAACACCTCTACCAATGGATAGGAGCAGCCGGAATCACAAAGGACATAACATTTCATTGCTTCCGGCATACATATGCCACGTTGCAATTAAGCAGCGGGACAGACATCTACACTGTTTCAAAAATGCTTGGGCATAGGGAATTGAAAACGACTCAGATTTATGCTAAGGTGATTGACCAGAAGAAGCGCGAGGCAGCAAACAAGATAAAATTGGACCTTTAA
- a CDS encoding transposase: MVFKKSRKWVHHWINQYNLRTDELSWFKDRSKAPKKNSSTLSIELEAQILQIRKELVNERMAQIGAISIQYQCELRGIKPIPSVWTINRLIKKHGLNTKPSGYKSPIEYPELFLHTHQLDLVGPRYIKGDGRYYSVNILDISSHTCFVEAVRTKASENILQAIASFWKIHGIPDALQMDNELAFRGSNRFPRSYGNVVRFALSLGVVVIFIPLGEPWRNGKIEQFNNTYQKKFVNTHTFKNLEDLSMQEQKFIQFHNSHHRYSAHGQKHQIK, from the coding sequence ATGGTATTTAAGAAAAGCCGCAAATGGGTTCACCACTGGATAAACCAATATAACCTTAGAACTGATGAACTTAGTTGGTTTAAAGATCGAAGTAAGGCACCCAAAAAAAACTCTTCAACTTTATCCATTGAGTTGGAGGCGCAAATTCTGCAAATCAGAAAGGAATTGGTAAACGAAAGGATGGCGCAAATCGGAGCAATTTCTATTCAATACCAATGCGAACTTCGTGGAATTAAACCTATTCCTTCGGTATGGACAATCAATCGATTAATAAAAAAACATGGATTAAATACAAAGCCATCAGGTTATAAATCACCCATAGAATATCCTGAATTATTTCTTCATACCCATCAATTAGATCTGGTGGGGCCTAGATATATTAAAGGTGATGGAAGATACTATAGCGTCAATATTTTAGATATAAGTTCTCATACCTGTTTTGTAGAAGCTGTTCGCACAAAAGCATCAGAAAACATTCTTCAGGCCATTGCTTCCTTCTGGAAAATACATGGCATACCGGACGCTTTACAAATGGATAATGAATTAGCATTCCGGGGAAGCAACCGATTCCCCAGAAGCTATGGAAATGTTGTGCGCTTTGCTCTTAGCCTAGGGGTAGTCGTTATTTTTATTCCTTTAGGAGAACCTTGGAGAAACGGCAAGATCGAACAGTTTAATAATACTTATCAGAAGAAGTTTGTGAACACGCATACATTTAAAAATCTGGAAGATCTATCTATGCAAGAACAAAAATTTATACAGTTCCATAATAGTCATCATCGCTACAGTGCACACGGGCAAAAACACCAGATCAAGTAA
- a CDS encoding TlpA family protein disulfide reductase: MMQSTPRKPFKPHTQIIKLTFFFAIIILLSFTRCSVTNKVTGTATGNISPEIVALGTEGMSIALSELKGSYVLIEFWESGNSAARSNHFEMQRLYQKYRGSEFENGNGFCIYSLSLDTDKSKWADAIKQDNITWPCQALDTKAWNAPAAIKYNVGFLPQYFLIDGNGVIVKKNILIKDLENIIKENLGS, encoded by the coding sequence ATGATGCAATCCACTCCTCGAAAACCATTTAAACCACACACTCAAATTATTAAATTAACGTTCTTTTTTGCAATTATTATTCTTTTATCCTTTACAAGATGTTCTGTAACAAATAAAGTTACGGGAACAGCAACAGGTAATATTTCTCCGGAAATTGTTGCTTTGGGTACAGAGGGAATGTCTATTGCACTTTCTGAGCTAAAAGGATCCTATGTTCTAATAGAATTTTGGGAATCCGGGAATTCAGCAGCAAGATCAAATCATTTTGAAATGCAGCGCTTGTATCAAAAATACAGGGGTTCCGAATTTGAAAATGGAAACGGATTTTGTATTTATAGTCTTTCACTTGATACTGATAAATCTAAGTGGGCAGATGCAATAAAACAGGATAATATAACCTGGCCTTGTCAGGCATTGGATACTAAAGCCTGGAACGCACCTGCCGCAATCAAATATAATGTTGGGTTTCTCCCACAATATTTTCTAATAGATGGAAATGGCGTTATTGTGAAAAAGAACATCCTGATCAAAGATCTGGAGAACATAATAAAGGAAAATTTGGGCAGCTGA